One Monomorium pharaonis isolate MP-MQ-018 chromosome 4, ASM1337386v2, whole genome shotgun sequence DNA segment encodes these proteins:
- the LOC105833640 gene encoding uncharacterized protein LOC105833640 isoform X4 has product MTIHHHTKQNWSRKRLRRLVGKYFRMRLTHQTWFHPIITYLHRWDTHLLSSASHLTKIRQLLRRLAEQIQENQEGQDQEVDPISTTVSNAQASTDSMPKIRMYSRSVLSTRPTDMTLNLECTEEPLSEAQQMSRTKHKEDYDKVTAILEELVKDHGGKLISQVGTVSGYQYTLPTVPTTAAVVQNNPQILNVTQQNKNSIKLNIGNTSGSQGNIQLVVDPRMGVILGPVTQTQGTTTTTTSVASTPAQPQQENYKYTRSGRRTKVFQVQQPDIIEEPAPSVTCMKPKSGSTHIAANKVTSTTSQSVTNVRIKTIAKTVSPQSTVKPTEHTSIGGIAIGKNSANEQIDESKKNQPDGREFMFNKTTGGRTFPSLVVVARPNLRNKDITSPVAQKERQALDAKVKSVLMFSATKFAEWLIQQGLVKSEQYCLQHGSQYQKPKLKLGMYSDQGTFPYSGGYVWISNCCPDRFVSVFSGSIFQGAHYTPTVLLKLIYHWACQTNVQNVISWVKVSNIYLKSFYTNIRSICTAAVWDKTTKMGGKNVIIQVGVISLGTTSQDGHLRQVKVEVLGVLDPSTLDIRLRACEPIQDGDKSFKKRFNNILHPLKEWVHTDSKIMTDFTVDKSTLHDMGYHHVMQSSFSEQSPRNIMSNYHIMEYLRKIVPRMFQNTLSLLSRQVIQQFLDELIWREMYGATAERAFDNIIRHIAEQTRIDSNDSLLDRLSKIALNPFKDWSYSMLSDLSLKDTPSKDSTSVTDVKASSQKTSDSAQIITVKQGARRGRKRIHPVATPEHEIKRIAIDPKSNKEKEDKSEKEQIQLQELYYATMEGDKNLILKESRTSLHFKCFLCTTVMRSNTEVMEHMVSHVPPQVPGQSELSICRYCCTPLSSQHQMLTHVSETHSNFGHSDSDMVVCAICEEKYGKSKSLIDHLTLMHYPSEMPYQCESCGYRTSSHKDVIDHYYKTHEKGEGLQCPYCLKVIQFVNNGNPNVSNVYAYLSHMQRHIVRRDQGKGKKCPKCCLWFNQKSSLTIHQRELHDCVINSKVVPYSASSDDSIMIPKVIPEIIQFSVDSPQPELPPEKIQKWNSGPITVNTSVRYLSCQECEEDIDEEDHYPGEQRCQQCRYVTCCWRAFKEHQQQIHNERPKTSLIVPSPLVNVPLDKKLQCSCGYTSNDGNRLARHLIKCKRLSARPVDESTSSGMLDSLGLIPRTVSEVYIFLSIIVFISICLIL; this is encoded by the exons ATGACAATACACCATCACACAAAGCAAAACTGGTCAAGAAAACGATTGAGGCGGTTGGTTGGGAAATACTTTCGCATGCGGCTTACTCACCAGACTTGGTTCCATCCGATCATTACTTATTTGCATCGATGGGACACGCACTTGCTGAGCAGCGCTTCACATCTTACGAAAAT acgaCAGTTACTGAGGCGCTTGGCCGAACAAATTCAAGAAAATCAAGAAGGTCAAGATCAAGAAGTTGATCCAATAAGTACAACAGTTTCAAATG CACAAGCATCTACAGACAGCATGCCAAAAATACGGATGTATTCACGCTCTGTTCTAAGCACTCGTCCAACCGACATGACGTTAAATTTGGAGTGTACAGAGGAGCCTCTGAGCGAAGCCCAGCAGATGTCGAGAACAAAGCACAAAGAAGATTatgataaa GTTACAGCTATCTTAGAAGAACTAGTTAAAGATCATGGAGGCAAATTAATAAGCCAAGTGGGAACCGTCAGTGGTTATCAGTatacatt acCTACAGTGCCAACAACTGCAGCAGTAGTTCAAAATAATCCGCAGATTTTAAATGtt ACTCAACAAAACaagaattcaattaaattaaatattggtaACACAAGTGGATCACAAGGGAATATTCAGCTAGTAGTTGATCCACGTATGGGAGTTATTTTGGGACCTGTTACACAAACTCAAG GTACAACTACAACAACTACATCTGTGGCATCAACACCGGCACAACCTCAacaagaaaat taCAAGTATACCAGATCTGGACGTAGGACAAAAGTTTTTCAAGTGCAACAACCCGATATTATAGAAGAG ccGGCACCGTCAGTTACTTGCATGAAACCAAAATCTGGCTCAACACATATTGCAGCAAATAagg TTACCAGTACTACTTCTCAGAGTGTGACGAATGTCAGAATAAAAACTATTGCTAAAACAGTGTCGCCTCAGTCAACTGTTAAACCTACAGAACACACTAGTATAGGAGGAATAGCCATCGGCAAGAATTCAG CTAACGAACAGATTGATGAAAGCAAAAAAAACCAACCTGATGGCAGAGAATTTATGTTTAACAAAACGACTGGTGGACGGACCTTCCCCTCCTTAGTTGTGGTAGCAAGACCAAATTTACGTAACAAAGATATAACATCGCCAGTTGCGCAAAAAGAAAGACAAGCATTag atgcCAAAGTTAAGAGCGTGCTCATGTTTTCTGCTACAAAATTTGCGGAATGGTTGATACAACAGGGCTTAGTAAAATCAGAACAATATTGTCTTCAGCATGGTTCACAATATCAGAAACCTAAACTCAAGTTAGGAATGTATAGCGATCAGGGAACATTTCCCTATTCTGGTGGTTACGTTTGGATATCCAATTGTTGTCCTGACAGATTCGTCTCAGTCTTTTCCGGTTCTATTTTTCAAGGAGCTCATTACACACCCACagtcttattaaaattgatttatcatTGGGCGTGTCAAACTAATGTGCAAAACGTAATATCCTGGGTGAAAGTatccaatatatatttaaaaagcttttatacaaatatacgtAGCATTTGCACAGCAGCGGTATGGGACAAAACTACTAAAATGGGTGGTAAAAATGTAATCATACAAGTCGGTGTAATTAGTTTAGGGACAACTTCGCAAGATGGACATTTACGACAg GTGAAAGTTGAGGTTCTCGGGGTTCTGGATCCTTCTACATTGGATATACGATTACGCGCCTGTGAACCAATCCAGGATGGAGATAAATCATTTAAGAAAcggtttaataatattttacatccaTTAAAAGAATGGGTCCATACAGACTCTAAAATAATGACAGACTTCACTGTCGATAAAAGCACCTTGCACGATATGGGCTATCACCACGTCATGCAGTCTTCGTTTTCAGAACAGAGTCCTAGAAATATCATGAGTAATTACCATATCATGGAATATCTTAGAAAAATTGTACCGAGAATGTTCCAGAATACATTAAGTTTACTTAGTAGACAAGTGATACAACAATTCTTAGACGAATTAATTTGGAGGGAAATGTATGGCGCTACAGCGGAACGTGCATTTGACAACATCATTCGACATATTGCCGAGCAAACAAGAATCGATTCCA atgatTCTTTGTTAGATCGCCTGTCGAAAATAGCTCTCAATCCGTTCAAAGATTGGTCGTATTCCATGCTATCTGATTTATCACTGAAAGATACACCATCAAAAGATTCAACATCGGTAACTGATGTAAAAGCATCGTCCCAAAAAACTTCCGATAGCGCGCAGATAATTACCGTAAAACAAGGTGCGCGCCGAGGAAGGAAACGAATTCATCCTGTGGCAACTCCGGAACacgaaattaaaagaatagcAATTGATCCTAAgagtaataaagaaaaagaagataaaagtGAGAAAGAACAAATCCAGCttcaagaattatattatGCTACAATGGAAGGTGATAAGAACCTGATCTTAAAAGAATCTAGGACTTCCTTACATTTCAAG TGCTTCCTCTGCACAACAGTAATGCGATCTAATACCGAAGTAATGGAGCATATGGTTAGTCATGTGCCACCACAAGTACCAGGTCAATCGGAATTATCAATATGCCGATACTGTTGCACTCCACTTTCATCACAACATCAAATGCTTACTCATGTGTCAGAAACACACAGCAATTTCGGTCATTCTGATAGCGATATGGTAGTTTGCGCCATTTGCGAGGAGAAATATG GAAAGAGCAAATCATTAATTGATCATTTGACGTTGATGCATTATCCTTCCGAGATGCCGTATCAGTGCGAAAGTTGTGGCTATCGTACATCTAGTCATAAGGACGTTATagatcattattataaaacccATGAAAAGGGTGAAGGATTACAGTGTCCATACTGTCTTAAA GTAATACAATTTGTGAACAACGGTAACCCGAACGTGTCCAACGTTTACGCTTACTTATCACACATGCAAAGGCACATCGTAAGAAGAGATCAAGGAAAAGGCAAAAAATGTCCAAAATGTTGTCTCTGGTTCAATCAAAAGAGTTCCTTAACGATACATCAACGAGAATTGCACGACTGTGTTATTAAttcaa AAGTGGTACCATATTCTGCCAGTAGCGATGATAGCATAATGATTCCGAAAGTGATACCGGagataatacaattttctgtAGATAGTCCTCAACCTGAATTACCAccagaaaaaatacaaaaatggaATTCTGGACCAATTACAGTGAACACTTCTGTTAGATATTTGTCCTGCCAGGAATGTGAAGAAGATATTGACGAAGAAGACCATTATCC GGGTGAACAACGATGTCAACAATGTCGTTACGTTACATGTTGTTGGCGCGCATTTAAAGAACATCAACAACAAATTCATAATGAAAGACCGAAGACAAGTTTGATTGTGCCATCTCCTTTAGTTAACGTTCCACTAGACAAGAAACTGCAATGCTCGTGCGGTTATACGTCGAATGATGGCAACCGATTAG CGAGACAtttgataaaatgtaaaagactATCAGCACGTCCCGTTGATGAATCCACGTCATCTGGTATGCTCGATAGTTTAGGATTAATTCCAAGAACTGTATCAGaggtatacatatttttaagtataatagtttttatttctatctgtctaattctttaa
- the LOC105833640 gene encoding uncharacterized protein LOC105833640 isoform X3, whose protein sequence is MSAKNDTMIDSDDKLTPSEIDQIAEETTETTEKTTENLPLPHRSQQKYLNTYQKFMDWKAKKKFELLSENVMLTYFKELSDTRLPPSLWSIYSMLKRTLIINDNINISCYKKLRRFLSKEAQGFQPKITKVLTTKQIKKFLDNAPDHTYLSIKVAMILGICGACRRRELTRITINDIEDKQKFVVVRIPATEHDKPRSFLITEEFYSVFKKYFALRPKNVQTSRFFLTYRNGQCTSQPIGVNKFGNMPTIIASYLKLQDPHLYTFRTFRRTSAALFADSDITTLKRCDSWKSNKVTEEHERDSFDYKIEICDEIPSAIINTPTSTSEAEMNTKTPIKLETLENDSKFTSLDIFQTAEKTTENLLPSKSKDKYLTTYNKFMNWKAKKKFESLSENIMLTYFMELSNTHVSSTLWTIYSMLRSTLSINNNINISYYKKVRAFLKKQAIGFQTKKSKVLTIEQIKKFLDKAPDRTYLVTKVAMIFGICGACKRVELTKITINDIQDKNNVMRIKIPITKNYKPNYRSFVIKDEFYDICKKYIALRPQNVQTSRFFLNYQHGKCTAQPIGINKFGRMPMTIASYLKLPDSSLYTGHAFRRTSATLLADSGVDLTTILKQHNGWKFNKVTKEHKDSFDHKNESCDQITNTTINTSISTLQAPKTYSKLKNNINSSTSENHTRQLLRRLAEQIQENQEGQDQEVDPISTTVSNAQASTDSMPKIRMYSRSVLSTRPTDMTLNLECTEEPLSEAQQMSRTKHKEDYDKVTAILEELVKDHGGKLISQVGTVSGYQYTLPTVPTTAAVVQNNPQILNVTQQNKNSIKLNIGNTSGSQGNIQLVVDPRMGVILGPVTQTQGTTTTTTSVASTPAQPQQENYKYTRSGRRTKVFQVQQPDIIEEPAPSVTCMKPKSGSTHIAANKVTSTTSQSVTNVRIKTIAKTVSPQSTVKPTEHTSIGGIAIGKNSANEQIDESKKNQPDGREFMFNKTTGGRTFPSLVVVARPNLRNKDITSPVAQKERQALDAKVKSVLMFSATKFAEWLIQQGLVKSEQYCLQHGSQYQKPKLKLGMYSDQGTFPYSGGYVWISNCCPDRFVSVFSGSIFQGAHYTPTVLLKLIYHWACQTNVQNVISWVKVSNIYLKSFYTNIRSICTAAVWDKTTKMGGKNVIIQVGVISLGTTSQDGHLRQVKVEVLGVLDPSTLDIRLRACEPIQDGDKSFKKRFNNILHPLKEWVHTDSKIMTDFTVDKSTLHDMGYHHVMQSSFSEQSPRNIMSNYHIMEYLRKIVPRMFQNTLSLLSRQVIQQFLDELIWREMYGATAERAFDNIIRHIAEQTRIDSNDSLLDRLSKIALNPFKDWSYSMLSDLSLKDTPSKDSTSVTDVKASSQKTSDSAQIITVKQGARRGRKRIHPVATPEHEIKRIAIDPKSNKEKEDKSEKEQIQLQELYYATMEGDKNLILKESRTSLHFKCFLCTTVMRSNTEVMEHMVSHVPPQVPGQSELSICRYCCTPLSSQHQMLTHVSETHSNFGHSDSDMVVCAICEEKYGKSKSLIDHLTLMHYPSEMPYQCESCGYRTSSHKDVIDHYYKTHEKGEGLQCPYCLKVIQFVNNGNPNVSNVYAYLSHMQRHIVRRDQGKGKKCPKCCLWFNQKSSLTIHQRELHDCVINSKVVPYSASSDDSIMIPKVIPEIIQFSVDSPQPELPPEKIQKWNSGPITVNTSVRYLSCQECEEDIDEEDHYPGEQRCQQCRYVTCCWRAFKEHQQQIHNERPKTSLIVPSPLVNVPLDKKLQCSCGYTSNDGNRLARHLIKCKRLSARPVDESTSSGMLDSLGLIPRTVSEVYIFLSIIVFISICLIL, encoded by the exons GTAGCTATGATTCTTGGGATTTGTGGTGCATGTAGAAGAAGGGAACTAACTAGAATAACAATTAACGATATTGAAGACAAACAAAAGTTTGTGGTGGTTAGAATTCCAGCAACAGAACATGATAAACCAAGATCCTTTCTAATTACTGAAGAATTTTAcagtgtttttaaaaaatattttgcctTAAGGCCAAAGAACGTACAAACTTCAAGATTTTTCTTGACTTATCGCAATGGACAATGCACTTCACAGCCGATTGGAGTCAATAAGTTTGGCAACATGCCAACAATCATTGCATCATACCTTAAACTACAAGATCCTCACTTGTACACTTTTCGCACCTTCCGTCGCACTTCCGCCGCATTATTTGCAGATTCTGACATTACAACGTTAAAACGATGCGACAGCTGGAAATCCAATAAAGTTACTGAAGAACACGAGAGAGACTCTTTCGACTACAAAATAGAAATCTGCGACGAAATTCCAAGTGCAATAATCAATACACCTACTTCAACTTCAGAAGCAGAAATGAATACCAAAACTCCTATAAAACTTGAAACTCTCGAAAATGACAGCAAATTTACATCTCTGGACATCTTTCAAACAGCTGAGAAAACGACAGAAAATCTTTTGCCATCAAAatcaaaagataaatatttaactacaTATAACAAATTCATGAATTGgaaagctaaaaaaaaatttgaatccCTATCTGAAAATATAATGTTGACATATTTTATGGAATTATCAAACACTCATGTGTCATCAACTTTATGGACAATTTACTCGATGCTAAGAAGCACTTTGAGTatcaacaataatattaacattagttattataaaaaagtccGTGCATTTCTCAAAAAACAAGCAATAGGATTTCAAACCAAAAAGTCGAAAGTTTTGACGAtagaacaaattaaaaaatttcttgataaAGCTCCTGACCGTACATATTTAGTTACAAAG gTAGCTATGATTTTTGGGATTTGTGGTGCGTGTAAAAGAGTAGAACTGAccaaaataacaattaatgacattcaagacaaaaataatgtaatgcgGATTAAAATTCCaatcacaaaaaattacaaaccgAATTACAGATCTTTTGTAATCAAGGATGAATTCTatgatatttgtaaaaagtacATTGCTTTAAGGCCACAGAACGTACAAACCTCAAGGTTTTTCTTGAATTACCAACATGGAAAATGCACCGCACAGCCGATtggaattaataaatttggcaGAATGCCAATGACTATTGCATCATATCTTAAATTGCCAGATTCTTCTTTGTATACTGGCCATGCCTTTCGTCGAACTTCTGCAACACTATTGGCAGACTCTGGAGTTGACCTTACTACAATATTAAAGCAACATAATGGCTGGAAATTCAATAAAGTTACCAAAGAACACAAAGACTCTTTTGACCACAAAAATGAAAGCTGCGACCAAATCACAAATACAACAATTAATACATCTATTTCAACTTTACAAGCACCAAAAACAtactcaaaattaaaaaataacatcaatTCATCAACATCAGAAAACCACAC acgaCAGTTACTGAGGCGCTTGGCCGAACAAATTCAAGAAAATCAAGAAGGTCAAGATCAAGAAGTTGATCCAATAAGTACAACAGTTTCAAATG CACAAGCATCTACAGACAGCATGCCAAAAATACGGATGTATTCACGCTCTGTTCTAAGCACTCGTCCAACCGACATGACGTTAAATTTGGAGTGTACAGAGGAGCCTCTGAGCGAAGCCCAGCAGATGTCGAGAACAAAGCACAAAGAAGATTatgataaa GTTACAGCTATCTTAGAAGAACTAGTTAAAGATCATGGAGGCAAATTAATAAGCCAAGTGGGAACCGTCAGTGGTTATCAGTatacatt acCTACAGTGCCAACAACTGCAGCAGTAGTTCAAAATAATCCGCAGATTTTAAATGtt ACTCAACAAAACaagaattcaattaaattaaatattggtaACACAAGTGGATCACAAGGGAATATTCAGCTAGTAGTTGATCCACGTATGGGAGTTATTTTGGGACCTGTTACACAAACTCAAG GTACAACTACAACAACTACATCTGTGGCATCAACACCGGCACAACCTCAacaagaaaat taCAAGTATACCAGATCTGGACGTAGGACAAAAGTTTTTCAAGTGCAACAACCCGATATTATAGAAGAG ccGGCACCGTCAGTTACTTGCATGAAACCAAAATCTGGCTCAACACATATTGCAGCAAATAagg TTACCAGTACTACTTCTCAGAGTGTGACGAATGTCAGAATAAAAACTATTGCTAAAACAGTGTCGCCTCAGTCAACTGTTAAACCTACAGAACACACTAGTATAGGAGGAATAGCCATCGGCAAGAATTCAG CTAACGAACAGATTGATGAAAGCAAAAAAAACCAACCTGATGGCAGAGAATTTATGTTTAACAAAACGACTGGTGGACGGACCTTCCCCTCCTTAGTTGTGGTAGCAAGACCAAATTTACGTAACAAAGATATAACATCGCCAGTTGCGCAAAAAGAAAGACAAGCATTag atgcCAAAGTTAAGAGCGTGCTCATGTTTTCTGCTACAAAATTTGCGGAATGGTTGATACAACAGGGCTTAGTAAAATCAGAACAATATTGTCTTCAGCATGGTTCACAATATCAGAAACCTAAACTCAAGTTAGGAATGTATAGCGATCAGGGAACATTTCCCTATTCTGGTGGTTACGTTTGGATATCCAATTGTTGTCCTGACAGATTCGTCTCAGTCTTTTCCGGTTCTATTTTTCAAGGAGCTCATTACACACCCACagtcttattaaaattgatttatcatTGGGCGTGTCAAACTAATGTGCAAAACGTAATATCCTGGGTGAAAGTatccaatatatatttaaaaagcttttatacaaatatacgtAGCATTTGCACAGCAGCGGTATGGGACAAAACTACTAAAATGGGTGGTAAAAATGTAATCATACAAGTCGGTGTAATTAGTTTAGGGACAACTTCGCAAGATGGACATTTACGACAg GTGAAAGTTGAGGTTCTCGGGGTTCTGGATCCTTCTACATTGGATATACGATTACGCGCCTGTGAACCAATCCAGGATGGAGATAAATCATTTAAGAAAcggtttaataatattttacatccaTTAAAAGAATGGGTCCATACAGACTCTAAAATAATGACAGACTTCACTGTCGATAAAAGCACCTTGCACGATATGGGCTATCACCACGTCATGCAGTCTTCGTTTTCAGAACAGAGTCCTAGAAATATCATGAGTAATTACCATATCATGGAATATCTTAGAAAAATTGTACCGAGAATGTTCCAGAATACATTAAGTTTACTTAGTAGACAAGTGATACAACAATTCTTAGACGAATTAATTTGGAGGGAAATGTATGGCGCTACAGCGGAACGTGCATTTGACAACATCATTCGACATATTGCCGAGCAAACAAGAATCGATTCCA atgatTCTTTGTTAGATCGCCTGTCGAAAATAGCTCTCAATCCGTTCAAAGATTGGTCGTATTCCATGCTATCTGATTTATCACTGAAAGATACACCATCAAAAGATTCAACATCGGTAACTGATGTAAAAGCATCGTCCCAAAAAACTTCCGATAGCGCGCAGATAATTACCGTAAAACAAGGTGCGCGCCGAGGAAGGAAACGAATTCATCCTGTGGCAACTCCGGAACacgaaattaaaagaatagcAATTGATCCTAAgagtaataaagaaaaagaagataaaagtGAGAAAGAACAAATCCAGCttcaagaattatattatGCTACAATGGAAGGTGATAAGAACCTGATCTTAAAAGAATCTAGGACTTCCTTACATTTCAAG TGCTTCCTCTGCACAACAGTAATGCGATCTAATACCGAAGTAATGGAGCATATGGTTAGTCATGTGCCACCACAAGTACCAGGTCAATCGGAATTATCAATATGCCGATACTGTTGCACTCCACTTTCATCACAACATCAAATGCTTACTCATGTGTCAGAAACACACAGCAATTTCGGTCATTCTGATAGCGATATGGTAGTTTGCGCCATTTGCGAGGAGAAATATG GAAAGAGCAAATCATTAATTGATCATTTGACGTTGATGCATTATCCTTCCGAGATGCCGTATCAGTGCGAAAGTTGTGGCTATCGTACATCTAGTCATAAGGACGTTATagatcattattataaaacccATGAAAAGGGTGAAGGATTACAGTGTCCATACTGTCTTAAA GTAATACAATTTGTGAACAACGGTAACCCGAACGTGTCCAACGTTTACGCTTACTTATCACACATGCAAAGGCACATCGTAAGAAGAGATCAAGGAAAAGGCAAAAAATGTCCAAAATGTTGTCTCTGGTTCAATCAAAAGAGTTCCTTAACGATACATCAACGAGAATTGCACGACTGTGTTATTAAttcaa AAGTGGTACCATATTCTGCCAGTAGCGATGATAGCATAATGATTCCGAAAGTGATACCGGagataatacaattttctgtAGATAGTCCTCAACCTGAATTACCAccagaaaaaatacaaaaatggaATTCTGGACCAATTACAGTGAACACTTCTGTTAGATATTTGTCCTGCCAGGAATGTGAAGAAGATATTGACGAAGAAGACCATTATCC GGGTGAACAACGATGTCAACAATGTCGTTACGTTACATGTTGTTGGCGCGCATTTAAAGAACATCAACAACAAATTCATAATGAAAGACCGAAGACAAGTTTGATTGTGCCATCTCCTTTAGTTAACGTTCCACTAGACAAGAAACTGCAATGCTCGTGCGGTTATACGTCGAATGATGGCAACCGATTAG CGAGACAtttgataaaatgtaaaagactATCAGCACGTCCCGTTGATGAATCCACGTCATCTGGTATGCTCGATAGTTTAGGATTAATTCCAAGAACTGTATCAGaggtatacatatttttaagtataatagtttttatttctatctgtctaattctttaa